AAAGCTTTCGCCGAATCGAAATTTTTGAATTTGCATATAATGGTGAATCACCGTAAGTTCTCTCCGAAGGGTGACTAATTCTTGGGTGATGTTTAAACTATCCTGCAGCACGTCGACCAAGTGGGAGATCATGCGGTCTATCTCTTTTTGCCCGTTCAACCGCGCCTTCCATTGGATGCTGTTCAAAGTGTTATACAGCAAATGAGGATTAATCTGATAATGAAGCGCCTTCAATTCTGCTTCTCTTTTCTGCTTTTCCGTTAAAGCGATTTGCTCGAAAAGGGATTTAATTTGTGCGATCATATGATTAAAGCTGGCCGCCATACGGCCGAGCTCGTCAGCCGACTCTACAGGAATTTGCACGGTAAAGTTGCCTAGACTTGCCTTATGCATGGAACGAATCAATTGTTTGATCCGATTCGTGATGGTTGCAGAGAAGAACCCGGCCAAGATCACAGACAGAACAACCGATAAAAGAATGAAGATGAGCGTATACTTCCAAATGGCTTTCGACGTACTTTGGAATACAGCGGCCGGCACCCTGGCCTCTATGATCCAACCATTCGTGTGAAGAATATCCTTCCATACCACATCGTTTGTTTGAGGGGTAAAATTGTCCGACGTTTCGTAGATGATATCGCCGCCGGGGCTCCGTATAACCAGATGAGAGCGCGTATCCTTCTCGAAAGAATGGAACAATTGTACAAGTTCGCCTGCATCCATATCGATCAAAATTTTGCTGCCCGATTGGATGCTGTAATCCTTACGAATGGGAATGATCAGGCTGATTACTTTATTTTCGTTAATAGAAGGCTGAAAAAAGGTATTGTAATATTGTGGCGGGTGGAATCCGACCCAAAGGCGCTCTTCATCGTGAGCACGCTTCCACTCTGGCCATTCGGTTAACTTGCCTGAAATCAGATACTCGTTGCTGCCGTAATAATAGCCGGAAGAGGTTATTACAAAAGCACCAATTATGTTAGGAGAAATGTGGGAGCCCAAAAATTTAAGAAAATTATTTTGCTCCACTAATTCATTGTACGATTGAGGTTTGTGGTCGCTCAGTTTGCTTAACGCCGGAGGGATAAGATACGTCAGAATATTATCTGCAATAAAATTCATTTGCTTGAGGTTGGTGTCCATTTGCAGTTTCAGCTGCCTGATGGTCGAACGGCCATAGTTTCCAAATTCGACCTGTACAAGCTCGGACGATTTGAAATAGGATGTGGAACCAAGCGTAATCAGTGGAATCAAGGCAACCAGCAACGAGAAAAGGATAAGTTTCACTCTAATGCTTTGTTTAGGCGAAAGAATACGGAATTTTCGAGGTAGTCGCATGATTCACCCAACTCACTTCCTTTGATGTATTAGCGCCCCATTTTCGATAAATCCATGTATTAATATAAATTCGCCAACATTTGAATTCATCCCTTTTTTACCCATCAAAATCTTCTAACGGGTATGACGCCAAAGGATGTTTGAACCCTCGGGAGGCCTCTCCGCTAATGTTTCGAGATGCTAGCGCAAGCTTATGAAATGCTGCAAATCTTTCTCCGACTTTGAAACGCGGTTGCCAAAGAAGCGCCGGTTACAGGAAGTAACCGGACGCTAATTTTGTACATTATGCGGCGTCAACACTCGAAACGTAATACCGGGACCTTATTGTACCTTAAAATCGTCGACGTTCAGATGGCCCCAACCGCCGGTCGCGGTATCGACCAGCTTGATATATACGACTTCGCCCAGATAGCCGGAAGCGTCCAGCGTCATTCTGCGGTAGGTCTCTTCATCTTCAAAACCGACGTTCGTCGTTTTCAGCAGCACTTGATCATCCGACGCTCTTACCAGGGCGACATATAAGTTCTCATAGTCGTTTCCGCCGCCCATCAGGAAGCTAATCTCCCCGCTTCCGGACAGCTTGAAATTGCCCGATTTCAGGATACCGGTCGCGCCGTCGCCGCCCGCTTCGCCATTGTATCCCCAAAGATGATAAGTGTCGCTGTGGTTGAAAGGAAGAACGCCAAAGAAGTTTTTCTCCTGCGAGACATTCTTGTCGCTGAATGCATTGCCACTGACTACCGTCCATCCGGTCAGGTCGCCGGTTTCAAAATCCGGATTAATCAAATCTGTGGCGGTCGTATCAACTGGCTTCGGAGGAGCGGGCTCAAAATCTGTTTTGTTTTTGTAAATGATGTTATCAAAGGCGGTTGTCGAGCCCGATACGCCCAAACCGAAGTATCCGCCCGTGAACGAAGGATCACTGACCGTGATGATCCGTGCTTTGTCCAGGTAAACCTGGATCGAATCTTTCTCTGTTACTACTTTCAGGTTGTACGTCTTGTTGGCTGTCAGGTTGAGCCCGTCTTCTGCGCCATAAACGGCGAGAGACACCGATTGGCCTCCGGCCGATTTGATCAATTTCACCGTGTTAGTCCGGACATCCAATCTTGCCATATACGCGTTCTCTCCCAATCGGTCGGAACGGAATATCAAATCTCCGGAGCCGACCGGATTCGGAACATAGTCCTGATTCGGGTCATTCGGGTGAGAGTCGGTATCGAGAATCCGGATATCGGCTTCATACGAGAAGTCGCCGCCCGTATTGCCCGAAATGGTGATGGCATCCATTCCGGCCGTTTCCCCCTGCTTGCCATAGAGGGTATCCGCCCACATGCCGTTTATCGTGGTCCATCCGTTCAGGTTTGTTTTGACCGGGGATTTGCCCCAGATCGATTTCAGCGGGTAAATGTCCAGCGACTTGAGCGTCACGTCCCCGCCGATACTGCACACTTCCAGCCCGGTGCTGCGCGGGTCGGGGAAGACCTGATCGGTAATTGCAGAGGTACCGTTATTGCCGAATACTTCAACCGCAGAACGATCCACAAAGAGATGCATCTTGACCGTATCGTTCTCAGGCCGCAGCGGCGCCTCATGTTTGTCTTTTACATGGATGCCGTAATTGAAGTTGCCGGATTTCGAGCGGTCGACGAACAGGTTCTGCTTGGCAGCATCATACCCGACCACGGTCTGTTCAGGAGTGTCTCCGTGCTTGATCGTGCCCTTGTGCACTTTAAAGCCGAATTCGGAAGCCGTCGATTGGGATAAATCAAACTCGGCTAGGATTTCATACACATCCGAGGTCTTGGAAATGGCATTTGAGGTTCCGGCCGAAATCAGCTGGTTTTCCATCGTGATTTTGCCGCTGTGGTCACGGATTTTTTCCAGGCTGACCGGCGTTTGCTTGAGCCGAAGTCCATCTTTGGTCCGGGTCAGCTCCATCTCTCTCGGTAGTGTCAAAGAGCTTCTCCACGTCGTGGTCGGCGTTTTATTGGCGTACTGCCAATTGCTCATCCAAGCGAGCCAGTACCGCTCCCCGTTCTTCCCTTCTATGTTGTTGTACGGAATACCGGCATAGAAGTCCGCGCCATAGTCCGCCCACAGCACCTGATCCGCCGGATTGTCGTTCACAAACCGCTTGCCGTCAAAATCCCCGATGAAATACTGCATGCCGGCCCCGCCGCCGATCGAGCCGTTTTGCAGACTGACCAGCAGCACCCACTTTTTGCTGCTCGGATTGCCGTCGACTGGGAGGGTAAATAATGCCGGACATTCCCAAACGCCTGCCTCCCTGCCGTTCGTCGAAGGAACCCACTCTCCGACGATTCCTTTCCATTCGGTAATCGTACCGCTCTCGTACTGCTCCGGTTCCTTCGGTTCTTGCGCTTTATTATCGACTGCCGCGGGAATCGTTCCCGTGTTGTAGACATTGACGTCGTCCACATTCATATGGCCCCAGCCGCCGGTCGCATTATCGACGATTTTGATGTACAGAACCTCGCCCAAATAGTCCGAAGCGTCCCAGACGAATCGGCGATATTTTTCATCGTCCGCCCAGTATTTGTTCTCTTGCCGGATCAGCTCCTTATCGTCGGAAGCTCTAACCAAAGCAACATACCGGGTAGCAATATCATTGCCCCCTCCGATCATCAGGTTGATTTCACCTGAACCGCTTAGCTTGAAATAGCTGGAATGGAGCTCGCCTGTCAAAGCGTCATAAGGAGGAACCGCCGCTCCCCATAAATGGCTGTTGCCCTGCTGCCCGAAAGGTCCGCCCCAATATTCCGTCGCTTCGGAGACATGCGCGTCCGTAAAAGCGTCTCCTCTTACACTTTTCCAGCCCGTCAAATCTCCAGTCTCAAAATCATGGTTCTCAATCTCGGCAGCCTCCGTGACAATATATTTTGTCTGTAGCACGCCCTGGAATTGGACCGAAGCATCCGAAGCGTGAAGACCGAGCAGGCCTGTAGAGTAGTCTGCATCCTCCGTATCAATAACCGGCGTACCATTCAGAAACACTTTAATCGCGCTGCCGGCTGCGCTTGTTTTCAGATGGTACGTTTTGCCTGATTCGACGACCGCCTCTTTCTCCGCGATAACCGTGCTTGCACCGTTTACCGTTTTGATCAGCCGGACCTTGTCGTTCGCGTCATCAAGCACGGCTTCGTAACCGTTTTTCCCGTCTGCGTCCGCACGGAATACAAGCGAGCCAAAGCCGGAGGCGTCGTCATAATGGGAAATGCTCAGGGCGGTCTCATAGCTGAAATCGGAAGCGGTCTCTCCGCTCATGGTGTAGGCATCGTTCGTGGAGCTTCCGAGCTTTCCGGAGTTATTGTTCGACCATGTTCCCGAAACGGGTGTCCAGCCGGAAATATTGGTCACAAAATTTGCGGTGTTGGTAAACTTTACGTTCCGGAAGACCGCGGACGAGTTCCAGGTCGACAGTCCGAAGTAGCCGCTTCCGAAAGACGAATCCTGCTGGTCGATAACCAGCTTATCGTCCACATAGATTTTCACCCGATCGTCAATCGTCTCGACTTTCACATGATACGTCGTGGAAGCACGGAGATCGGCGGGCTTGGAGACAATTTCCGTAATTGAATCGTTTCCAATTTTTCCGAACGTTAATTCATCGGTTTCCGTATTCAGCATAGCGACATAGCCGCTCTTCATTTCCAAGTCCGCGCGGAATACCAGTCCTCCCGCCCCGATCAGCGTGTTGTTCTCAATAGGCATCACGTCGGCTTCGTACACAAACGACTGCCCGCGCTGCGTCGATACGGCAAAGGAGTAGCCCCCGGCTTGCCCGGTTCCCTGGATGCCGCCGTCCGGGCCGAATTCGCTCTGGTAGGTCCACTCTTTCAAGTTGGGCGACGTATAGAACATGATTCTGTCTTTGGCTGCGAGAGTCATTACCCACTGGTTGGATTCTTCATGCCAGAAGACGTTCGGGTCGCGCCAGTCGGGGGCGGGCGGATTCGGCATGACAGGGTTGCCTTCATATTTTGTCCATGTCCGGCCTCTGTTCGTGCTGTAGGCTAGACTTTGAACCTGCCTTGGTCCATTGGCGTGAGTGAAGATGGCCACCATCGCATTTTTGCCGAACCCGGCGGTATTGTTATAATCGATGACTGCACTCCCCGAGAAAATGACACCGTTCTCATCCGGCGCCAGAGCAAATGGCAGCTGCTCCCAATGAATAAGGTCCTTGCTGACCGCGTGTCCCCAATGCATGGGGCCTTGAGTCTTCTCGTAAGGGTCGTATTGGAAAAACTGATGATACTCCCCCTCGAAATAAATCATTCCGTTCGGGTCATTCATCCAGTTCGCTTGAGGTGAGAAGTGAAACTGATTTCGGTGAACCTCGTTGTAATAGTCTGAGTCGGCAGCCTGGCCGGAAGCGTTAGCGGTCGAGCCAGCCGGAAATGCCAAGGCGAGCGTTAGTGTTAAAGCGGCTAGCGTTTTTCCCTTTTTACTCAAAATGGAATCAACACCTTTCCCTGCAAATGTGGACATTTACTTTGACACGTTAATCATCCTATTCCCTGCCGAAATCTTTCATTCGTTGTTTGTCTGCTGGGCAATGCCCCCTCTTCAAATATGTAATCGCTTGCAAAATAGTGGGTTAAGCCCCATAGCATGGACTCCCCAACCTATTTTAAAAAAAATTGGAAGCACTTTCAATATATTATTTTGAAGGAAGTTTTCCCACCTCTATGAACCTTTCTTTACAATGTACGAAGTTCTATTAAATAGCACACTAACATTCGAAGTGCCAAACGATATTGCAAATCGGTGCCGATCTAAATTACAATTCACAGGAGGGTGTGAAAGGAGTTTGAGAATGAGAAAGAAGATTTTTATAACTGCGGCTTTGGTCGCTGTCTTATTAGGAACATATGTCATCGCAGGCGGGGATAAAACAAAGGAGACTGCAAAACAGACGACCGCTGACATCAAACAATTGGTAAATAACTACAGCTCAGGAAAGCTTAACGCTAAATCTGCATCGATTACATCGGATCAACTTACCGTGACTGCAGACAACAATAACAAAACGACCTACAACCTGCCCAAGAACGAATTTTTCGTTTCTATTGCTCCATATGTGAATAAGACGCATCCTTGTGCCACCCATAGCTTGACGGGTTGTCAGGGAGAAATGGCGAATGAGAAATTCAACGTAACGATAACGGATCGGGACGGCAAGGTCGTGATTCAAGATGAACTCCAATCTTTCGACAATGGATTTATCGATTTCTGGCTCCCGCGCGACCAAACCTTCCACGTAAAAATTGAGCAGGGCGGCAAAAGCAGCGAATCAGAAATCTCTACTTTTGAAGACGACGACACCTGTATTTCCACCATGAAATTGACTTAATTTTGCGGTACATTCCTTGCCCGTTTGAACGAGTTATAAGATCTTTTAAGACAAAAATAGCCTATTTGGCACGTTTAAAGGGCACCTATTATTAGTAGATGCCCTTGGCTTGATACCGTTTTCGTTATACAACGCCGATAACTTAGAAGATATTATTTATGGTACGGTTCACCGCCTTGTCTGTAACGGCAAGTTTTAGGGCCATCCTCGACGGATGGCCCTTTCTAGAATTATTAACCAATCATTTTCTTGTATCACAATCCAAAGTGTTCACGAACTAATCTAAATTGTTCTTCAACACTCAAACTAGTTGTTCTTTCAATGGTCTTGATACCATTGTTAACACAGGCATTTCTAATATCACGAGAAAACTTAACCATGTTTTTGTTGCCGTTTTTGATTGTTTCCGTTGGATTAGCTGTAAGGTTAATAACATCCAAAATCATCTTATGGTCTTCCCTAAAGAAATATAGCCTTTCTATTTCTTCATCAGACGTACAGAGACATATCATTCTTTCTTTAGGAATA
This region of Paenibacillus sp. URB8-2 genomic DNA includes:
- a CDS encoding glycoside hydrolase family 32 protein; translation: MTNISGWTPVSGTWSNNNSGKLGSSTNDAYTMSGETASDFSYETALSISHYDDASGFGSLVFRADADGKNGYEAVLDDANDKVRLIKTVNGASTVIAEKEAVVESGKTYHLKTSAAGSAIKVFLNGTPVIDTEDADYSTGLLGLHASDASVQFQGVLQTKYIVTEAAEIENHDFETGDLTGWKSVRGDAFTDAHVSEATEYWGGPFGQQGNSHLWGAAVPPYDALTGELHSSYFKLSGSGEINLMIGGGNDIATRYVALVRASDDKELIRQENKYWADDEKYRRFVWDASDYLGEVLYIKIVDNATGGWGHMNVDDVNVYNTGTIPAAVDNKAQEPKEPEQYESGTITEWKGIVGEWVPSTNGREAGVWECPALFTLPVDGNPSSKKWVLLVSLQNGSIGGGAGMQYFIGDFDGKRFVNDNPADQVLWADYGADFYAGIPYNNIEGKNGERYWLAWMSNWQYANKTPTTTWRSSLTLPREMELTRTKDGLRLKQTPVSLEKIRDHSGKITMENQLISAGTSNAISKTSDVYEILAEFDLSQSTASEFGFKVHKGTIKHGDTPEQTVVGYDAAKQNLFVDRSKSGNFNYGIHVKDKHEAPLRPENDTVKMHLFVDRSAVEVFGNNGTSAITDQVFPDPRSTGLEVCSIGGDVTLKSLDIYPLKSIWGKSPVKTNLNGWTTINGMWADTLYGKQGETAGMDAITISGNTGGDFSYEADIRILDTDSHPNDPNQDYVPNPVGSGDLIFRSDRLGENAYMARLDVRTNTVKLIKSAGGQSVSLAVYGAEDGLNLTANKTYNLKVVTEKDSIQVYLDKARIITVSDPSFTGGYFGLGVSGSTTAFDNIIYKNKTDFEPAPPKPVDTTATDLINPDFETGDLTGWTVVSGNAFSDKNVSQEKNFFGVLPFNHSDTYHLWGYNGEAGGDGATGILKSGNFKLSGSGEISFLMGGGNDYENLYVALVRASDDQVLLKTTNVGFEDEETYRRMTLDASGYLGEVVYIKLVDTATGGWGHLNVDDFKVQ
- a CDS encoding sensor histidine kinase, translated to MDTNLKQMNFIADNILTYLIPPALSKLSDHKPQSYNELVEQNNFLKFLGSHISPNIIGAFVITSSGYYYGSNEYLISGKLTEWPEWKRAHDEERLWVGFHPPQYYNTFFQPSINENKVISLIIPIRKDYSIQSGSKILIDMDAGELVQLFHSFEKDTRSHLVIRSPGGDIIYETSDNFTPQTNDVVWKDILHTNGWIIEARVPAAVFQSTSKAIWKYTLIFILLSVVLSVILAGFFSATITNRIKQLIRSMHKASLGNFTVQIPVESADELGRMAASFNHMIAQIKSLFEQIALTEKQKREAELKALHYQINPHLLYNTLNSIQWKARLNGQKEIDRMISHLVDVLQDSLNITQELVTLRRELTVIHHYMQIQKFRFGESFTYISGVDEELMDCLLPRMTLQPLMENIFFHGLIDGQGTIRLQIRQSGRELLIVLSDDGVGITEERMAQILKPPADRPSRKGLGMANVHEKIQLHFGETYGISLKSKPGMGTTVLIRCPIRKENVNGQHSSHDCG
- a CDS encoding CueP family metal-binding protein, which gives rise to MRKKIFITAALVAVLLGTYVIAGGDKTKETAKQTTADIKQLVNNYSSGKLNAKSASITSDQLTVTADNNNKTTYNLPKNEFFVSIAPYVNKTHPCATHSLTGCQGEMANEKFNVTITDRDGKVVIQDELQSFDNGFIDFWLPRDQTFHVKIEQGGKSSESEISTFEDDDTCISTMKLT